The genomic stretch AAACTATTAACTTTGATGTCTCCTCCTAATGTAGCTGGTGTGATGGATACTAATCCAATTACCATGACTAATTATAGTGTTCAATGGGAACAACAAACAGGGTTAAAAGAAATATTTTGGATTCCAGGAATAGGGGATCATGGTGGTGGCCCAACCCGTGATATGTTAGAAGTTAGTCAACGTTGGCAACAGTCTCCTTTCTTCCCTAAAGTTGAGTTTGTAACTGCTAAAAATTATTTAGATAAAGTCGCTAATCTCATTGATAAAAGTTTGGATGTTCCTGTTTGGAATGATGAACTATATTTAGATTTACATCGAGGTTGTTATACCAGTCATGCTGATCAAAAATATTTTAATCGTCGTAGTGAAGAATTATTATATAAAGCTGAATTATGGTCATCTTTAGCAACAATTATACAAGGAAAATCAGGAAATAATAATAAGCAAGAAAAAATAGAATATGCTTGGAAAAAAGTTTTATTTAATCAATTTCATGATATTTTACCAGGTACTTCAATTACAGATGTTTTTGTAGAAGCAAATGAAGATTGGCAAGAAGTTGAAAAAATCGGCACAGAAATATTAGAAGATGCTTTACAAAACATTATTTCTCACATATCTTTTCCTTCTCCTCCTCATATAAATAGTCAACCTATTGTTATTTTTAATCACTTAAACTGGCAAAGATCAGAAGTTGTAGAAATTCCTATTACAGATAATAATGTACAAGTTTATGATCTCGAAGGAAATCAATTAATCCCTCAAATATCTCATGATAATAAACTACTATTTTTAGCCCAAAATATTCCTGCTATTGGTTATCGAGTCTATTGGTTATCTAATAAATTAAATTATTCACCAAATCAGACATTATATACTGAAAATAAATATGTTTTACAAAATGAATATTTAATCGTTAAGATTAATTCACAAACCGGAAATATTGATAGTATTTATGATATAAAAAACCAACGAGAAATTTTACAAGGAATTGGTAATGAACTGCAAAGTTTTAGAGATAAAGGTCAATACTGGGACGCTTGGAATATTGATCCTGAATATCATAAATATGCTTTGCCTGATACGGAATTAAAATCTATTGAAACCTTAGAAAGTGGGCCAATTAGATGGCGAGTTCGTGTTATTAAACAATTAGGTAAATCAGAATTTTGTCAAGATTATATTTTACAAATTAATTCACCCATTTTAACTATTAAAAATCAAGTAAACTGGCAAGAAAAGTATGTTTTAGTTAAAGCATCTTTTCTCTTAAACTTAACAGGTGATTATACAACTTATGAGATTCCTTTTGCAGCTATTGAACGCACAAATTTACCTCAAACACCAGAAGAATCTGCCAAATGGGAGGTTCCTGCTTTAAGATGGGCAGATTTAACCGATAATTCAGGAGACTATGGGGTAAGCTTGTTAAATGACTGTAAATATGGCTATGATAGTCAAAGCGATCGCCTACGACTGACTTTATTAAAAAGTCCTCGTTGGCCAGACCCTACTTGTGATCAAGGCATTCACTATTTTACTTATGGTATTTATCCCCATCAAGGTAATTGGAAAGAGGCAAAAACTGTACAACGAGGTTATGAATTAAATCTTCCTTTACAGGTAGTTTTTCCTAATAAGAAACTCTCAAAAATTACTCAATTACCGCCTGTAGCACAACTTCTCAATATTTTAGATGATAATCTGATATTGTCAGCCTTTAAACCCTCTGAAAATCAAGCTAATTGTTGGATTTTACGATGTTATGAATCACAAGGGAAACCCGCTAAACTATGTTTAGAAAGCGATTTAAACTTACAAGTAACACATCCAGTTAATATTTTAGAGAACTCTGTACCTGAATTTTCTCAAATTGAACCTTGGAAAATTGTCAGTTTTTCTGTTAACATTATTAAGTAGATATCATTTCCCTTTGAGATATGGATGTGGAACGGGCATTTTGCCTGTGTCACAATTTTTAACATGGTGGGTTACGACGCGCCCTAAAACTTATTAGTTTTCCCTCGAAATCGTTGCCGCGTCTAACCCACCCTACGAATCTTTTGTATTAAATATTTAAAAATTATGTCTGAGAATTTTAAAAAAATTGTTATGGTTTTAGCGAGTCTTGCTTTCTTAGCTACCATGATATTTCCCTTAATGGGGTCTTTAAATAAATCCCCATCATCCTCAGAAAAAAGCAATGCAACGACGAATGAATCTGAAGACAAACAATTAAATGCGGTGGTTCAAGGATACGAAAAAGTCTTAGCTAGAGAACCCAATAATCCTACTGCTAAACAAGGATTACAACAAGTTTTAGAAGCTTTAGTTGTAACTAAAATCAAACAAAAAGACTTAAACGGTGCGATTCCGGTGATGGAAAAATTAGTTAAAGTTGACCCTAGTAATAGTAAATATAAAGAGATATTGACCAACATGAAACAAGAAAAATCCAAGCTAACAAACAAAATATTAGAACCTATACCTCAAGCTACACCTGAACTTATTCCTGAACCCATTCCTGAACCTGCTATCCCAACAAATCCCTAATAATTGAGAGACAAAATGAATTAAATAAAATTTGTGGGGGCGGGTTTTTGTAGGGGCGGGTTTTTTACAGGAGTTATGATGCTCACAAAAAAGTTAGATAAACCCGCCCTATGTTCCCTGATGCTCACAAAAAAGTTAGATAAACCCGCCCCCTAAAAGTCATGGCGGTTGCTATATGACCCAAAAAAAAGTCCGCGTTACCGGACTTATCAAAATTAATAATTAGGGTTTTTGCCTTTATCTAGGTTTAATAACCAACCGTCTATCAGGTTCTTGACCCCGACTTTCTGTCTCTAAATCAGGAGAATCCTGCAAAAACGAATGAATTTGACGACGTTCAGCCGAAGACAGAGAAGACATTTCTATTTCTCGGCCCGTCTGACGAACTTGTTGAGCAATCTGTTGCACCCAAATTTTCAGTTCTTCCTGACGCTTGAGACGATAACCGCACAATTCAACCGTAAATCCCTGTTGTTCAGAAGAATCTACACTTAAATTAATTAAAGTATTAGCAAGATACTGTATAGCATCAAGACCTTCCCCTCCATTACCCAATAAAAGGGCAATCTGTTCCGGTTTCAGTTGGTTATCATTAATTATTAACCAACACTCATCAGAGTCCGAGAGTCCATTGCTGCGATAGTCTAGCTTAACCTCTGCCGGAAGACCCATCAATTTTAGTAGAGTTTCTAGCCACTCTTTACCTGGCTTCCCTTGTTGCTCCATTTTTACGACTTTGACCTATGTTTTAGTGAAACTTTAAGAGGTTTTTTCTTTTTTCTTAGAACGCTTCTCAAATGGTAAGGCTTCCTTCGCTTTTTCCGCTTTTTCTTGTTGTATCACTAATTTTTGCAAGTTTTCTGGTAAAGGTTCCCGCATCAGGATAACTGTTTGTAGAGTTTGGAAAATATTAGCCACCACGATATACATCAGAACCCCTGATGGCAAAGGAAAAAAGAGAAACATAGCACTAAAAATCACCGGAGTAATTTTATTGACCGCTTGTTGTTGTTGGGCCCCACCCCCCGAAGAACCAGACAATTCTTGGTTGATATAGATACTGATACCAAAGAATAACACCATCCCCAGAATATCCCAGTTAATGGTTCCATCGGCAGCCGTCACTCCCACTTGTCCCAAAGCTTTAATAAAGAGGAAACCCGTATTAGCCGCAATACCTGGAATTGTGGCCTGAATAGTAGCGTCTCCAGGAATCAAAGCTTCAATCGTGCCATCTTCATTGATTTTTAGCCGTTCTGTCCCTTTAGTAACTGTAAGCTTAGGTTTTAGGTCACTATCTGGAATATTAGCCTCTAATTGTGACAGAGACTTGCCTTCAGTAGTTTGAAATTCAACCGTTGTTTTGTCTCCCACTGCCAGCTTATTGCCCCCAGGTAACAGGGCCGTAATTGGATAATGAAGACCATCACTGATGTAAATGTTACTCGGTTTAGTGGCAAACGGTTGAGGGGCAATAAGTTCAATCTGTTCTCTAGGGAGAATTTGGACATCAACCGTATAATTAATGTCAGAAAAAGGTGAACCGCGCAAAGTCGCAAACAACGCGAATAAAATCGGCATTTGTAACAGCAATGGTAAGCAACCCGCTAAAGGATTACCAAATTCCTGCATTATCTTACCCATTTCTTCCTGTTGTTTAGCCGGATCATCTTTATAGCGTTTTTGAATTTCTTCTTGTCGCTCTTTCATTAGCGGTTGAGTAATCCGCATTTTTCGCATATTGCGAATTTGTCCCGCACTCAGAGGATATAAACCAAAGCGAATTACTAGGGTTAAGGCAATAATACCAAAACCGTAGCTAGGCACAATCCCGTAGAAAAAATCCAGGATTGGCAGCATAATATTTGTGGAAATAAATCCGACACCAAAATCCATTAGTCTTAATCCAAGCTTTTCCGCTCTAAAGTGATCTATCGTCTAATTTACTCAATAATAAAAGTCAGCAAGAGATTAATGATCCTCCTGCCTCGTTTAATTTTAGAATCTATTAACTGGTAATTGCGTCAATGGAACGACCCGTTTTAGCCGCCACCTTTTCAGCCATATAGTCATAAATTTCCCGAAATTGGGGAACAGCCCGCATCTCCAAACGACTTTTATCTCTGAGGGTGACAACAATATCTCCCCACATACCAATTCCTCGTGGCATTTTGACGATCTTAACAATTTCACCATAGATAATATCAGTGCGATCGCGTCCCATCCAACCCCCAGTCACAGAAATGCGACGGTCAGTAATCCGATAACGTAACCAGATAGCGCGAACAACCGCAGAGACAGTCAACGGTAAACAAATCACCGTAAACCCCAATAAAATATTGATGATTAAATCCCCAATGTGGGGGCCGCCTTCATAAAAGGTGTTTTCTCGTATGCCCATAGATAATCTCGGCTTTGATGAACAACTCCTCTAATTCTCGCAAAAAATGTTCATAATTGCACTCAACTGCGTTACGCTTTACGGCTACCACTACCTTACATCCGGTAGAAATAGCCGGGATTAAAGGGCGAATAACCGCTCTAATTTGTCGTTTGAGACGATTACGAACAACGGCTTTTTTACTAACCTTTTGACTCACAGAAATGCCAAATTGAGGAGGTTCTGTTTCTCCAAGCGGATCAGTCTTTGATAGCACCCGTAACACAAGATGAGGGCTTTGATAACGACGACCCTGTTGATAGACGGATTGAAACTCTTTGGGGTGCTTCAGTCGGTTAGCTTTGGGTAATCCCACTGTTTTGACAGTTTAGCCTCAATGGTTAAGAGAATTTGTCCTATTTTAGACGCTTAACCGATGCCGTCCTTTTTTCCGTCTGGCTTGGATCACTCTACGACCGTTTGCTGTCTCCATTCTAGCCCGAAAACCGGACGTTCTCTTGCGTTTACGATTAGTTCCCCCAAGGGTACGCTGAGTCACAAATTTATTC from Aphanothece sacrum FPU1 encodes the following:
- the yidC gene encoding membrane protein insertase YidC, whose translation is MDFGVGFISTNIMLPILDFFYGIVPSYGFGIIALTLVIRFGLYPLSAGQIRNMRKMRITQPLMKERQEEIQKRYKDDPAKQQEEMGKIMQEFGNPLAGCLPLLLQMPILFALFATLRGSPFSDINYTVDVQILPREQIELIAPQPFATKPSNIYISDGLHYPITALLPGGNKLAVGDKTTVEFQTTEGKSLSQLEANIPDSDLKPKLTVTKGTERLKINEDGTIEALIPGDATIQATIPGIAANTGFLFIKALGQVGVTAADGTINWDILGMVLFFGISIYINQELSGSSGGGAQQQQAVNKITPVIFSAMFLFFPLPSGVLMYIVVANIFQTLQTVILMREPLPENLQKLVIQQEKAEKAKEALPFEKRSKKKEKTS
- a CDS encoding tetratricopeptide repeat protein, with translation MSENFKKIVMVLASLAFLATMIFPLMGSLNKSPSSSEKSNATTNESEDKQLNAVVQGYEKVLAREPNNPTAKQGLQQVLEALVVTKIKQKDLNGAIPVMEKLVKVDPSNSKYKEILTNMKQEKSKLTNKILEPIPQATPELIPEPIPEPAIPTNP
- the rnpA gene encoding ribonuclease P protein component; its protein translation is MGLPKANRLKHPKEFQSVYQQGRRYQSPHLVLRVLSKTDPLGETEPPQFGISVSQKVSKKAVVRNRLKRQIRAVIRPLIPAISTGCKVVVAVKRNAVECNYEHFLRELEELFIKAEIIYGHTRKHLL
- a CDS encoding PH domain-containing protein, with the translated sequence MGIRENTFYEGGPHIGDLIINILLGFTVICLPLTVSAVVRAIWLRYRITDRRISVTGGWMGRDRTDIIYGEIVKIVKMPRGIGMWGDIVVTLRDKSRLEMRAVPQFREIYDYMAEKVAAKTGRSIDAITS
- the rpmH gene encoding 50S ribosomal protein L34; translated protein: MTQRTLGGTNRKRKRTSGFRARMETANGRRVIQARRKKGRHRLSV
- a CDS encoding alpha-mannosidase; the protein is MEILPGINKLRQLNQINVQNNWLATSEDIDLNSINFDKLELIQPNDQGYLTWEAGHKVKWFVQKILIPEHLQGYPLGGMILRLSLAWWAEDAQIFVNGQLVQAGDLFDSSARILLTSSVRPGQEIIVTLRLISPGHDIGGLMRSLLIYERDSHIDPGFVADELTILYNYLTTFESNNLTYLEDSLNQIEWEIVGDAHKFDSCLMKIRQTLEPLGNKIKQRNFNILGHAHLDMAWLWTVSETWEVAERTFNSVINLQKDFSYLTFGHTTSVLYAWIEKHRPQLFQQIQASYKAGTWEVLGGMWVEPEVNLVSGESLVRQLLYGQNYLKEKFDQITKVAWLPDSFGFSWQLPQLFKQSGIEYFVTGKLHWNNSFKFPHGVFWWQSPDGTKLLTLMSPPNVAGVMDTNPITMTNYSVQWEQQTGLKEIFWIPGIGDHGGGPTRDMLEVSQRWQQSPFFPKVEFVTAKNYLDKVANLIDKSLDVPVWNDELYLDLHRGCYTSHADQKYFNRRSEELLYKAELWSSLATIIQGKSGNNNKQEKIEYAWKKVLFNQFHDILPGTSITDVFVEANEDWQEVEKIGTEILEDALQNIISHISFPSPPHINSQPIVIFNHLNWQRSEVVEIPITDNNVQVYDLEGNQLIPQISHDNKLLFLAQNIPAIGYRVYWLSNKLNYSPNQTLYTENKYVLQNEYLIVKINSQTGNIDSIYDIKNQREILQGIGNELQSFRDKGQYWDAWNIDPEYHKYALPDTELKSIETLESGPIRWRVRVIKQLGKSEFCQDYILQINSPILTIKNQVNWQEKYVLVKASFLLNLTGDYTTYEIPFAAIERTNLPQTPEESAKWEVPALRWADLTDNSGDYGVSLLNDCKYGYDSQSDRLRLTLLKSPRWPDPTCDQGIHYFTYGIYPHQGNWKEAKTVQRGYELNLPLQVVFPNKKLSKITQLPPVAQLLNILDDNLILSAFKPSENQANCWILRCYESQGKPAKLCLESDLNLQVTHPVNILENSVPEFSQIEPWKIVSFSVNIIK
- a CDS encoding Jag family protein, with product MEQQGKPGKEWLETLLKLMGLPAEVKLDYRSNGLSDSDECWLIINDNQLKPEQIALLLGNGGEGLDAIQYLANTLINLSVDSSEQQGFTVELCGYRLKRQEELKIWVQQIAQQVRQTGREIEMSSLSSAERRQIHSFLQDSPDLETESRGQEPDRRLVIKPR